A single window of Hippocampus zosterae strain Florida chromosome 15, ASM2543408v3, whole genome shotgun sequence DNA harbors:
- the elovl8a gene encoding ELOVL fatty acid elongase 8a, whose protein sequence is MEGFKELTVWQRASIYYQEILDNGDKRIENWPLVYSPVPVCWIILCYLFMVWAGPKLMAKKEPVNLKLVLIAYNFTMVCLSIYMFYEFTVSSWMANYSLLCQPVDYSNSPLALRMASVCWLFYFSKYIEFCDTMFFILRKKNSQLTFLHVYHHSTMILNCWVGLKYTPGGQSFMSGLVNSLIHVVMYFYYGLAAFGPSMTKYLWWKSYLTILQLLQFLVVTMHTVYNLFADCNYPDALNLIVFAYALSLIALFCHFYYHSYLVSRTNDQRKCKV, encoded by the exons ATGGAG GGTTTTAAGGAGCTCACCGTTTGGCAAAGAGCCTCGATATATTACCAGGAAATTCTGGACAATGGAG atAAGAGGATTGAAAACTGGCCCCTTGTGTACTCCCCTGTACCTGTCTGCTGGATAATTCTGTGCTACCTGTTCATGGTTTGGGCCGGACCAAAACTGATGGCAAAGAAGGAGCCCGTCAACCTCAAACTTGTCTTGATAGCTTATAATTTCACGATGGTCTGCCTGTCCATCTACATGTTCTACGAG TTTACAGTTTCTTCCTGGATGGCGAATTATAGTCTGCTGTGCCAGCCCGTCGACTATAGCAACAGTCCGCTGGCCTTGAGG ATGGCCAGCGTGTGCTGGCTCTTTTACTTCTCCAAATACATCGAGTTCTGTGACACG ATGTTTTTCATCCTGAGGAAAAAGAACAGCCAGTTGACCTTCCTCCATGTGTACCACCACAGCACCATGATCTTGAACTGCTGGGTGGGCTTAAAGTACACGCCGGGTGGCCAAT CATTCATGAGTGGCCTGGTCAACTCTCTGATTCATGTGGTGATGTATTTCTACTATGGTCTTGCGGCATTTGGACCGAGTATGACCAAATATCTTTGGTGGAAAAGCTACCTCACCATCCTACAGCTG CTTCAGTTTTTGGTGGTAACCATGCACACCGTTTACAACTTGTTCGCCGACTGTAACTACCCTGACGCCTTGAACTTGATTGTGTTTGCCTACGCTCTCAGCCTCATCGCACTCTTCTGTCATTTTTACTACCATAGCTACCTCGTATCAAGGACCAACGACcaaaggaaatgtaaggtgtaA
- the selenop2 gene encoding selenoprotein Pb encodes MSSHLLLWTCAALPGLLLASQASLLVEREDAGTRICKPAPYWDIKGEAPMQALRGRLVVVALLKASUQFCLTQASRIQGLRDKLNRSNLTEVSFMIINERDSLSRAMYWELKRKAPADVPVYQQTPFQNDVWEVLEGDKDDFLIYDRCGLLTFHIVLPYSFLHYPYVEAAIRATNYKNICNCSANFTTVNDIVTKNDTLPSDVNHTTASSKYHANTEHAEMTVTTPKTIHTDRHHHLPHGHQNRSHPQQDDNTTGSLSHLHQHHGHSEPSNRSLHTVNDH; translated from the exons ATGTCCTCTCACCTGTTGTTGTGGACATGTGCGGCCTTGCCAGGTTTGCTGTTGGCCTCCCAGGCCAGTCTCTTGGTCGAGCGGGAGGACGCAGGCACCAGGATCTGTAAACCTGCCCCCTACTGGGATATCAAAGGAGAGGCGCCCATGCAGGCCTTGCGAGGACGCTTGGTGGTGGTGGCACTGCTGAAGGCCAGCTGACAGTTTTGTCTCACTCAGGCCTCAAG AATCCAAGGCCTGCGTGACAAGCTGAACCGCAGCAACCTGACCGAGGTTTCCTTCATGATCATTAATGAGCGAGACTCTCTGTCCAGAGCAATGTACTGGGAGCTGAAAAGAAAAGCACCCGCTGATGTTCCAGTTTACCAGCAGACTCCCTTTCAAAATGACGTGTGGGAGGTGCTGGAGGGTGACAAAGATGACTTCCTAATCTATGACAG GTGTGGTCTCCTCACATTTCATATAGTGCTTCCGTACAGCTTCCTGCACTACCCTTATGTCGAGGCTGCCATCAGAGCCACCAATTATAAAAACATCTGCAACTGCTCT GCTAATTTTACAACAGTGAATGACATCGTCACAAAGAATGACACACTGCCATCTGACGTCAACCACACCACAGCCTCATCCAAATATCATGCAAACACAGAGCACGCTGAAATGACAGTAACGACACCGAAAACAATACACACAGACCgccatcatcatcttcctcatGGTCACCAGAATCGGTCACATCCTCAGCAGGACGACAATACAACTGGAAGCCTCAGTCATCTTCATCAGCATCACGGTCACTCTGAGCCCTCCAACCGTAGCCTTCATACTGTCAATGATCATTAG
- the LOC127616096 gene encoding gastrotropin-like: MAFAGRWETESQDGYDDFCKLLGIPAEIIEKGRDYKLITEVSQDGNDFSWTQIYPTNAKVTNKFTVGKECDMETIGGKKFKATVHMEGGKLSVTFPNYHHTSEISGGKLIETSTAGSVVLKRTSKKI; encoded by the exons atgGCCTTCGCCGGACGATGGGAAACCGAAAGCCAGGATGGCTACGATGACTTTTGCAAGCTCCTCG GTATCCCCGCCGAAATCATCGAGAAGGGCCGTGACTACAAGCTGATCACAGAGGTGAGCCAGGATGGAAACGACTTCTCCTGGACTCAGATCTATCCCACAAACGCCAAGGTCACCAACAAATTCACCGTTGGCAAGGAATGCGACATGGAGACCATCGGAGGAAAGAAGTTCAAG GCCACCGTGCACATGGAAGGAGGCAAGCTGAGCGTTACCTTCCCCAACTACCATCACACCTCTGAAATCAGCGGAGGAAAACTCATTGAG ACGTCCACAGCTGGGTCCGTCGTGCTTAAGAGAACCAGCAAGAAGATCTAA